In a genomic window of Flavobacterium lipolyticum:
- a CDS encoding alpha/beta hydrolase, protein MKKVYLLITFISISVFSQKKFDNIKSEKLGEERRITIGLPESYEANPDKKYPVLYLLDGDYLFDPFSGAVSYGTYWGDLPEMIIIGVHQNKNDEREDDTTIDQNTGLPFEKGANFFEFVGAELVPYIEKKYRTSPFRIIAGHDVTASFINFYLYKEQPLFNAYIAFSPELANKMEIRIPEKLAKVTEPVFYYLSAADGDNKKLKEPIEKLDSNIKIANNPLVSYKYDLFKGTTHYTQVLHAIPSALYQIFDVYKPINSSEYNNKIAVLETGYADYLENKYNTMSKVLGVQIPVRMSDFKVIENLILKKNAYDELGKMAEIGNVNYPKAMLGEYELGLMYEKMGDPKRASKKYQNASQMEPIGDLNKDLMYEKMDQMNALAKTTK, encoded by the coding sequence ATGAAAAAAGTTTACCTACTTATTACTTTTATTTCAATTTCTGTCTTCTCGCAGAAAAAATTTGACAACATTAAATCCGAAAAGCTCGGAGAAGAACGAAGAATAACCATTGGACTTCCGGAATCTTACGAAGCCAATCCCGATAAAAAATATCCCGTTTTATACCTACTGGATGGTGATTATTTATTCGATCCTTTTTCCGGTGCCGTAAGTTATGGTACCTATTGGGGAGACTTACCTGAGATGATCATTATTGGTGTCCATCAAAACAAAAACGACGAACGCGAAGACGATACTACTATTGATCAAAATACCGGGCTGCCATTTGAAAAAGGAGCCAACTTTTTTGAATTTGTGGGTGCCGAATTGGTTCCTTATATTGAGAAAAAATACCGCACATCGCCTTTCAGGATTATCGCCGGTCATGACGTAACCGCCAGCTTCATCAATTTTTACCTTTACAAAGAGCAGCCTCTTTTTAATGCCTATATTGCTTTTAGTCCGGAACTGGCGAATAAAATGGAAATTAGAATACCTGAGAAACTTGCCAAAGTCACAGAACCTGTATTCTATTATCTTTCTGCAGCCGATGGTGACAATAAAAAACTCAAAGAACCAATCGAAAAATTAGACAGCAATATTAAAATCGCTAATAATCCATTAGTAAGTTACAAATACGATTTATTTAAAGGCACCACCCACTATACTCAGGTTTTACATGCAATACCTAGTGCCTTATATCAAATTTTCGATGTTTACAAGCCTATCAATTCTTCCGAATACAATAATAAAATTGCCGTTCTGGAAACCGGATATGCTGATTATTTAGAAAACAAATACAATACGATGTCTAAAGTTCTGGGAGTTCAGATTCCGGTAAGAATGAGTGATTTTAAAGTAATTGAAAATCTTATTCTAAAAAAGAATGCTTATGATGAATTAGGCAAGATGGCTGAAATTGGAAATGTAAATTATCCAAAAGCCATGTTGGGAGAATATGAATTGGGATTGATGTACGAAAAAATGGGAGATCCTAAAAGAGCTTCTAAAAAATACCAAAATGCTTCTCAAATGGAGCCCATTGGTGATTTGAATAAAGATTTGATGTACGAGAAAATGGACCAGATGAATGCATTAGCAAAAACCACCAAATAA
- the radA gene encoding DNA repair protein RadA, which translates to MSKVKTSFFCQNCGTQYAKWQGQCNACKEWNTIAEEIIQKQEKVAWKSEPTSNGKAPRPLKINEIDSAQEIRMNTTDGELNRVLGGGIVPGSLTLLGGEPGIGKSTLLLQISLKLPYKTLYVSGEESQKQIKMRAERITPNSDNCYILTETKTQNIFKQIEAIQPEIVIIDSIQTLHTDYIESTAGSISQIRETTAELIKFAKETNIPVILIGHITKDGNIAGPKILEHMVDTVLQFEGDRNHVYRILRSLKNRFGSTAELGIYEMLGSGLREVSNPSEILISHKDEELSGTAIATTLEGMRPLMIEIQSLVSTAVYGTPQRSTTGYNAKRLNMILAVLEKRAGFRLGAKDVFLNVTGGISVDDPAIDLAVVAAILSSNEDIPVTKGFCFAGEVGLSGEIRPVNRVDQRIQEAEKLGFTTIFVSKYNKIALKDTGIKIELVAKIEDVAGILFG; encoded by the coding sequence ATGTCAAAAGTTAAAACTTCCTTTTTTTGCCAGAACTGCGGAACTCAATATGCCAAATGGCAAGGGCAATGCAATGCCTGCAAAGAATGGAATACTATTGCCGAAGAAATTATCCAGAAGCAGGAAAAGGTAGCCTGGAAAAGCGAACCTACTTCAAACGGTAAAGCGCCGCGTCCTTTAAAAATTAACGAAATTGATTCGGCACAGGAAATTCGAATGAATACTACTGATGGTGAATTAAACCGTGTTTTGGGAGGCGGAATTGTTCCCGGATCCTTAACGCTTTTAGGAGGTGAACCGGGTATTGGAAAAAGTACACTTTTGCTTCAGATTTCACTTAAACTACCTTACAAAACCTTATACGTTTCCGGCGAGGAAAGTCAGAAGCAAATCAAAATGCGCGCAGAGAGAATCACTCCTAACAGTGACAATTGCTACATTTTGACGGAAACCAAAACACAGAATATCTTCAAACAAATTGAAGCCATACAGCCTGAAATTGTAATTATCGATTCGATTCAGACTTTACATACCGATTATATTGAATCTACTGCAGGAAGTATTTCTCAAATCCGAGAAACCACTGCCGAACTCATCAAATTTGCCAAAGAAACTAATATTCCGGTTATCCTGATCGGACATATCACAAAAGACGGAAATATTGCAGGCCCTAAGATCCTCGAACACATGGTCGATACAGTCTTACAGTTTGAAGGTGATCGCAATCATGTGTACCGAATTTTACGTTCGTTAAAAAACCGTTTTGGTTCTACTGCCGAACTTGGAATTTACGAAATGCTGGGCAGTGGTTTACGCGAAGTATCTAACCCTTCTGAAATTCTGATCTCCCATAAAGACGAAGAATTATCAGGAACAGCAATTGCGACCACACTTGAAGGCATGCGTCCTTTGATGATCGAAATACAATCCTTAGTCAGTACCGCAGTTTACGGAACTCCGCAAAGAAGCACAACGGGCTATAATGCTAAAAGGCTAAACATGATTCTGGCGGTTCTCGAAAAAAGAGCCGGATTTCGTTTAGGGGCCAAAGATGTCTTTTTGAACGTTACAGGTGGAATTTCTGTTGACGATCCTGCGATTGATTTAGCTGTTGTTGCTGCAATTTTATCTTCCAACGAAGATATTCCGGTAACCAAAGGTTTCTGCTTTGCCGGAGAGGTTGGACTTTCGGGTGAAATTCGCCCGGTAAATCGTGTTGACCAACGTATTCAGGAAGCTGAAAAACTTGGATTCACCACTATCTTTGTATCCAAATACAATAAAATTGCTTTAAAGGATACTGGAATCAAAATTGAGCTTGTGGCTAAAATTGAAGATGTAGCAGGGATTTTATTTGGATAA
- a CDS encoding transglycosylase domain-containing protein: MKFSKQKIYKVLFILALVLVVFFLGFYFFRDSLLKQAIAKVTHKMNTEYNSTFSVKSASFDGLSGIKLTNVILVPKNADTLCHIQKIETSISLANLLIGDVQIGTLKINNGYIQLVKKGNIRNFDAFLKKDKSDSDKNEKRKYATFAYRIISKLLNLVPTDMKLENLTFRIDDNGKKTSVAINKLVLNNKQLETNLHVQSKNFDQRWNIKGFADPRNKKADIRFFNLDTGAIRVPYLDERYNLKASFDSIRLNVQNIEKDGSELHLDGYTSITNLKINHPKIASKDVIIKNARFDYRFLLGDSFISIDSTSSMQLNKIKLHPYVSYNTEKDTVYTLKVNIPKMQAQDFIVSLPEGLFTHFEGMEAAGNFDYKLDFKFNKNKPNALVFDSKLNKEGLKITKYGEADLNKLNGEFVYRAIIQNVLQRPILVGNANPNYTPLDQISPYLRKCVLTTEDPSFFSHRGFINEAFKQSILKNIRTKKFSRGASTISMQLIKNVFLTREKTLSRKLEEILLVYILENNRVVSKERMLEVYFNIIEWGPNVYGIGEASHFYFQKSPANLNVDECLYLATIIPKPRKFMYQFNDQGNLRDYALKNQKFLKNLMFRRGLLVPEDTLGQLPVYISGNARSLIRIKAPDSTAVKNDSLAIADEFDL, translated from the coding sequence ATGAAATTCTCAAAACAAAAAATATACAAAGTACTCTTCATACTTGCATTAGTATTGGTAGTGTTTTTTTTAGGGTTTTACTTTTTTCGCGATTCACTTCTAAAACAAGCTATCGCCAAAGTAACCCACAAAATGAACACGGAATACAACAGTACATTTTCCGTAAAATCGGCTTCATTTGACGGTTTGTCCGGCATAAAATTAACCAACGTGATTTTGGTTCCTAAAAATGCCGACACGCTTTGCCATATTCAAAAAATAGAAACCAGTATCAGTCTTGCTAATTTATTGATTGGTGATGTACAAATTGGAACTTTAAAAATCAACAACGGTTACATTCAGTTGGTCAAAAAAGGAAATATTCGCAATTTTGATGCATTCTTAAAAAAAGATAAATCAGATTCGGATAAAAATGAAAAGCGCAAATATGCCACCTTTGCTTATCGCATCATTTCGAAACTATTAAATCTGGTTCCGACCGATATGAAGCTCGAGAATTTGACTTTCAGAATCGATGACAATGGCAAAAAAACGTCTGTAGCCATCAACAAACTGGTTCTAAATAACAAGCAGCTTGAAACCAATCTTCATGTTCAAAGCAAAAATTTTGATCAGCGCTGGAACATCAAAGGCTTTGCCGATCCGAGAAATAAAAAAGCCGATATTCGTTTTTTTAATCTGGATACCGGAGCCATTCGTGTTCCGTACTTAGACGAACGCTACAACTTAAAAGCGAGCTTTGATTCGATTCGCCTGAATGTTCAGAATATTGAAAAAGACGGCAGTGAATTACACCTTGATGGTTATACTTCAATCACTAATTTAAAAATCAATCATCCAAAAATTGCAAGCAAAGATGTCATAATCAAAAATGCCCGTTTTGATTATCGTTTCTTACTTGGAGATAGTTTTATTTCGATTGACAGCACTTCAAGCATGCAGTTGAATAAAATCAAACTGCATCCTTATGTTTCTTATAACACGGAGAAAGATACCGTTTATACTTTAAAAGTAAACATTCCGAAAATGCAGGCACAAGATTTTATTGTTTCTCTGCCCGAAGGTTTGTTTACCCATTTTGAAGGAATGGAAGCTGCCGGAAATTTTGATTATAAGCTCGATTTTAAATTCAATAAAAACAAACCGAATGCTTTGGTTTTTGACAGTAAACTCAATAAAGAAGGTTTGAAAATCACGAAATACGGCGAAGCTGATCTTAACAAATTAAATGGCGAATTTGTTTACCGAGCTATTATTCAAAATGTACTACAGCGACCAATTTTAGTAGGGAATGCAAATCCAAACTACACGCCTTTAGATCAGATTTCACCTTATTTGCGAAAATGTGTTCTGACGACTGAAGATCCGTCCTTCTTTTCGCATCGTGGTTTTATCAATGAGGCTTTTAAACAATCTATCCTAAAAAACATCAGAACGAAAAAATTCTCACGCGGCGCGAGCACCATCAGCATGCAGTTGATTAAAAACGTTTTCCTCACCAGAGAAAAAACGCTTTCGCGCAAACTCGAAGAAATTTTACTGGTATATATTTTAGAGAACAATCGCGTTGTAAGCAAAGAAAGAATGCTGGAAGTTTATTTCAACATCATCGAATGGGGACCTAATGTGTACGGGATTGGAGAAGCAAGTCATTTTTACTTCCAGAAAAGCCCCGCTAATTTAAATGTTGATGAATGCCTGTACTTAGCGACAATTATTCCAAAACCCAGAAAATTCATGTATCAGTTTAATGATCAAGGTAATTTAAGGGATTATGCATTGAAAAATCAAAAATTCCTGAAGAATTTAATGTTCCGAAGAGGTTTGTTGGTTCCTGAAGATACTCTTGGACAATTACCCGTTTACATTTCGGGAAATGCGCGTTCCTTGATCAGAATTAAAGCTCCGGATTCTACAGCGGTGAAGAATGATTCTTTGGCTATTGCCGATGAGTTTGATTTGTAA
- a CDS encoding NADP(H)-dependent aldo-keto reductase, whose protein sequence is MKYTTLPHTDIKVSKINLGTMTFGQQNTEAEGHQQMDYALERGVNFFDTAEMYSVPAREETYGSTEKIIGTWFKKSGNRDKVVLATKIAGPNPAFTYMREKGDFSPASIKYALENSLRRLQTDYIDLYQLHWPERKTNCFGQRAFNGHDDVWEDNFREVLETFDGLIKEGKIKHIGVSNENAWGMMRFLEESKYQNLPRIKTVQNPYSLLNRLFEVGSAEVSKYENVGLLAYSPLAFGVLTGKFLTGEAHPNARINLFPQYTRYNSAQSTQATKLYQEIAIKHGLTLTELAMGFVLQQPFLTSAIIGATTMEQLKENIDTIDVVLSEEIIAEINAVQAIIPDPAP, encoded by the coding sequence ATGAAATACACCACTTTACCCCATACCGACATAAAAGTTAGTAAAATCAATCTCGGAACGATGACTTTCGGGCAACAGAATACAGAAGCCGAAGGGCATCAGCAAATGGATTACGCATTGGAGAGAGGCGTTAATTTTTTTGATACAGCCGAAATGTATTCCGTTCCAGCACGTGAAGAAACTTACGGAAGTACAGAGAAAATTATAGGAACCTGGTTCAAGAAATCGGGAAATCGTGACAAAGTGGTATTGGCTACTAAAATAGCTGGCCCGAATCCTGCGTTCACATACATGCGTGAAAAAGGTGATTTCTCACCAGCGAGCATCAAATATGCTTTAGAGAACAGTTTAAGACGTCTGCAAACCGATTATATCGATTTGTATCAGCTGCATTGGCCAGAGCGAAAAACCAATTGTTTTGGACAGCGCGCTTTTAACGGTCACGATGATGTTTGGGAAGATAACTTCAGAGAAGTACTAGAAACATTTGATGGCTTAATTAAAGAAGGTAAAATAAAACATATTGGAGTTTCGAATGAAAACGCCTGGGGAATGATGCGCTTTTTAGAAGAAAGCAAATACCAGAACCTTCCAAGGATTAAAACAGTTCAGAATCCGTACAGTTTGCTGAATCGTCTTTTTGAAGTAGGTTCTGCCGAAGTTTCAAAGTATGAAAATGTGGGCTTGTTGGCTTATTCTCCTTTGGCTTTTGGAGTTTTGACGGGTAAATTTTTAACCGGAGAAGCGCATCCAAATGCCAGAATCAATCTTTTTCCGCAATATACACGTTACAACAGTGCACAAAGTACACAGGCCACAAAGTTATATCAGGAAATCGCGATTAAACATGGTTTAACCTTAACTGAATTAGCAATGGGATTTGTGTTGCAGCAACCATTTTTAACAAGTGCTATTATTGGTGCCACGACTATGGAGCAGCTAAAGGAAAATATCGATACCATTGATGTAGTGCTGTCAGAAGAAATTATAGCCGAAATTAATGCTGTCCAGGCCATAATTCCTGATCCGGCTCCTTAA
- a CDS encoding OmpA family protein, whose amino-acid sequence MIKKASVGLLVVAMTMTSCVSKKIYNDLETKYSDLKKENRAIADENESLQKSKNQLELDRDALTKDLNATKADLEKQKADLAAQQKKYKVLQDSYNALEKNSNDALESNMAKNRELLAQLEAKSKKLADEQARLDKTANRLNELEAMIAAKEEAMRKLKETLSKALNGFEGKGLTVEQKNGKVYVSMENKLLFNSGSWAVGTEGRKAVVELGKVLGDNPDLSVLIEGHTDDDPYAGSGPIANNWDLSTKRATAIVNILSENTKINKQKLTAAGRSEFSPLASNATPEGKAKNRRIEIILTPRLDEIAEMLNSIN is encoded by the coding sequence ATGATTAAAAAGGCCTCTGTCGGATTATTGGTTGTAGCAATGACTATGACCTCATGCGTATCCAAGAAAATTTACAACGATCTTGAAACCAAATATTCAGATCTGAAAAAAGAAAACCGTGCAATTGCTGATGAAAACGAGAGTTTACAGAAATCAAAAAATCAGTTAGAACTGGATCGTGACGCTTTAACAAAAGATTTAAATGCAACTAAAGCGGATCTTGAAAAACAAAAAGCAGATCTGGCTGCTCAACAGAAAAAATACAAAGTACTTCAGGACTCTTACAATGCGTTAGAGAAAAACAGCAACGATGCTTTAGAAAGTAATATGGCTAAAAACCGTGAACTTTTGGCACAACTGGAAGCGAAATCTAAAAAATTGGCTGATGAACAGGCTCGTTTAGATAAAACAGCAAATCGTCTGAACGAACTCGAAGCGATGATTGCCGCAAAAGAAGAGGCAATGCGTAAATTGAAAGAGACGCTGTCTAAAGCATTAAACGGTTTTGAAGGAAAAGGGCTGACGGTAGAACAGAAAAACGGAAAAGTATATGTTTCGATGGAAAACAAACTGCTTTTTAATTCAGGAAGCTGGGCCGTTGGTACCGAAGGTAGAAAAGCTGTAGTGGAACTTGGAAAAGTTTTGGGCGATAATCCGGATCTTTCGGTTCTAATTGAAGGGCATACCGATGATGATCCGTACGCAGGTTCAGGACCGATTGCCAACAACTGGGATTTGTCTACCAAAAGAGCCACCGCCATTGTAAATATTTTAAGCGAAAATACTAAAATCAATAAGCAAAAATTAACGGCAGCGGGTCGTAGCGAATTTTCTCCGCTGGCAAGCAATGCTACTCCGGAAGGAAAAGCAAAAAACCGCCGTATCGAGATCATTTTAACACCAAGATTAGACGAGATTGCGGAAATGCTTAATAGTATAAATTAA
- a CDS encoding exodeoxyribonuclease III: protein MKIISYNVNGIRAAITKGFIEWLQQANPDVICLQEIKATEEQIPVEEITAAGYPYQYYYPATKKGYSGVAILSKTKPNNVVYGTGIQHMDFEGRNLRADFDDCSVMSLYLPSGTNIERLDHKFMFMDDFQTYINELKLTIPNLIICGDYNICHEAIDIHDPVRNKTVSGFLPAERAWLDGFMKSGFIDSFRHFNKEPHHYSWWSYRAGARGNNKGWRIDYNLVSNVMEHRLKRAVILPDAVHSDHCPVLVEIE, encoded by the coding sequence ATGAAAATTATTTCTTATAATGTAAATGGAATACGTGCTGCAATAACCAAAGGTTTTATTGAATGGCTACAACAAGCTAATCCAGATGTGATTTGTCTTCAGGAAATAAAAGCTACTGAAGAACAGATTCCGGTTGAGGAGATTACCGCAGCAGGTTATCCCTATCAATATTATTATCCGGCAACAAAAAAAGGATATAGTGGTGTTGCTATCTTATCTAAAACAAAACCCAATAATGTGGTGTACGGAACCGGAATTCAGCATATGGATTTTGAAGGGCGTAACCTTCGTGCCGATTTTGACGATTGCTCTGTAATGAGTTTGTACCTGCCTTCAGGAACTAATATTGAAAGACTGGATCATAAATTTATGTTTATGGACGATTTTCAAACTTATATTAACGAATTAAAATTGACGATTCCGAATCTGATTATTTGTGGGGATTACAACATTTGCCATGAAGCGATTGATATTCACGATCCGGTTCGAAATAAAACGGTTTCAGGATTTTTACCAGCAGAACGTGCCTGGCTTGACGGATTTATGAAATCAGGTTTTATCGACAGTTTCCGTCATTTTAATAAAGAACCGCATCATTATTCCTGGTGGAGTTACCGTGCAGGAGCCCGAGGAAACAACAAAGGCTGGCGTATCGATTACAATCTGGTGAGTAATGTTATGGAGCATAGGTTAAAAAGAGCCGTAATTCTTCCGGATGCCGTTCATTCAGACCATTGTCCTGTTTTAGTCGAAATCGAGTAA
- a CDS encoding GNAT family N-acyltransferase has protein sequence MGLVTAKEVAKAINVDKYGVLGTFSGWLLMKVLKISTLNKIYDHNKHLEDVAFLNGILDEMEIKFEIPEEDLKRLPKDGAYITISNHPLGGIDGILLLKLMLEREPNFKIIANFLLHRIVPLKKYIMPVNPFENHKDAKSSVVGIKETLRHLSDGKPLGIFPAGEVSTYKDGKLVVDKPWEEGALKLIRKAKVPVIPIYFHAKNSKLFYWLSKIDDTLRTAKLPSELLTQKDRVIKVRIGKPISVNEQNEIESFEEYSEFLRKKTYMLANPFEKDSKLLDTASLKIPKAPKKIATPANESKMIDEVCALRNSDCRLLQSKNYEVFFARAKSIPNILHEIGRLREITFREVGEGTNESIDLDEYDQYYHHMFLWDDDTKKIAGAYRMGLGSEIYPKHGIEGFYLTDLFRFEPELHDMMHKSIEMGRAFIIKEYQQKPMPLFLLWKGIIHTTLRYPEHKYLLGGVSISNQFSDFSKSLMIEFMKSNYYDPYIAQYIHPKKAYKVKLKDADKDFIFDEAESDLNKFDKIIDELEPGNLRLPVLIKKYIKQNARVVAFNVDPLFNNAVDGLMYIRIADIPESTMKPVIEEFQIELERKLSEKED, from the coding sequence ATGGGTTTAGTTACCGCGAAAGAAGTTGCAAAAGCGATAAATGTTGATAAGTACGGAGTTTTGGGTACTTTTTCGGGCTGGCTTCTTATGAAAGTCCTTAAAATATCTACTCTTAATAAAATTTACGATCATAATAAACATTTAGAGGATGTTGCATTTCTAAACGGGATTTTGGATGAGATGGAAATCAAATTTGAAATTCCCGAAGAAGATTTAAAACGTTTACCGAAAGATGGTGCTTATATTACCATTTCAAATCACCCTCTTGGGGGAATTGATGGTATTTTACTTTTAAAATTAATGCTTGAAAGAGAACCTAATTTTAAAATCATTGCCAACTTTTTACTACATAGAATTGTTCCGTTAAAAAAATACATCATGCCTGTCAATCCTTTTGAAAATCATAAGGATGCCAAATCAAGTGTGGTGGGTATTAAAGAAACTTTACGCCATTTAAGTGACGGAAAACCGTTGGGAATTTTCCCTGCAGGGGAAGTTTCGACTTACAAGGATGGAAAATTAGTCGTGGATAAACCATGGGAAGAAGGCGCTTTGAAGTTAATCCGAAAAGCCAAAGTTCCGGTAATCCCTATTTACTTCCATGCCAAAAACAGTAAGTTGTTTTATTGGCTTTCTAAGATTGACGATACTTTACGTACAGCAAAATTACCTTCGGAGCTGCTTACGCAAAAAGACCGTGTGATTAAAGTTCGTATCGGAAAACCAATCTCGGTGAACGAACAAAATGAAATCGAATCATTTGAAGAATATTCAGAATTTTTAAGAAAGAAAACCTATATGCTGGCCAATCCTTTTGAGAAAGACAGCAAATTATTAGACACCGCAAGCCTAAAGATTCCGAAAGCACCTAAAAAAATTGCAACTCCGGCAAATGAGTCAAAAATGATTGACGAGGTTTGTGCGTTAAGAAACAGTGACTGCAGGCTGCTGCAGAGTAAAAACTACGAAGTATTTTTTGCGCGTGCAAAATCAATTCCGAATATCTTACACGAAATTGGTCGTTTACGTGAAATTACTTTCCGTGAAGTGGGCGAAGGAACTAACGAATCTATTGACTTAGACGAATACGACCAGTATTATCACCATATGTTTTTGTGGGATGATGACACCAAAAAAATAGCTGGTGCTTATCGCATGGGATTAGGTTCTGAAATCTATCCAAAACATGGTATTGAAGGTTTTTATCTGACTGATCTTTTCAGGTTCGAACCGGAATTGCATGATATGATGCACAAATCAATTGAAATGGGGCGTGCTTTTATCATCAAAGAATACCAGCAAAAACCAATGCCTTTGTTCTTGTTGTGGAAAGGAATTATTCACACCACCTTACGTTATCCGGAACATAAATATTTGCTTGGTGGTGTAAGTATCAGCAATCAGTTTTCTGACTTCTCTAAATCGTTAATGATTGAGTTTATGAAGTCTAACTATTATGATCCGTATATCGCACAGTATATTCACCCGAAGAAAGCTTATAAAGTAAAACTTAAAGACGCTGATAAAGATTTTATCTTTGACGAAGCCGAGTCTGACTTGAACAAGTTTGACAAGATTATCGATGAACTGGAACCAGGAAATTTACGTTTACCTGTTTTAATCAAGAAGTACATCAAGCAAAATGCCCGCGTAGTCGCTTTTAACGTCGATCCTTTGTTCAATAATGCCGTAGACGGTTTAATGTATATCAGAATAGCAGATATTCCTGAAAGCACGATGAAACCAGTTATTGAAGAATTTCAAATAGAATTAGAACGCAAATTATCGGAGAAAGAAGATTAA
- a CDS encoding TM2 domain-containing protein, which translates to MENSKTEHWNNPPVHREENKKVVAGILAILLGALGIHKFYLGYNKEGVIQLILGFIFGIGGIIGVIEGIIYLTRSDEEFYQTYQVGQKGWF; encoded by the coding sequence ATGGAAAACAGTAAAACAGAACATTGGAATAATCCTCCGGTTCATCGGGAGGAGAATAAAAAAGTAGTTGCAGGAATCCTGGCAATTTTATTAGGTGCGCTGGGTATTCATAAGTTTTATTTAGGATACAATAAAGAAGGGGTTATTCAACTTATTCTCGGATTTATTTTCGGAATAGGTGGTATAATAGGTGTGATCGAAGGAATAATTTATCTCACCAGATCAGACGAAGAATTTTATCAAACCTATCAGGTTGGTCAAAAAGGCTGGTTTTAA
- a CDS encoding DUF2752 domain-containing protein: protein MISTDYTNNSRIKRKIYGIIGAAITLIIPFFLMLDNHNDHLETDQSFCPFKMVTGFPCPGCGITKSLVYFYEGDIYKSLSYHILGPFVIVFCWLTIIILTTEIITKKEYFTGLLYNRKLAYNMACFLAFYHLIRLVLFIRESSFDDILHQSIWF from the coding sequence GTGATATCAACAGATTATACAAATAATAGTAGAATAAAACGTAAAATTTACGGAATTATCGGTGCAGCAATTACACTGATAATTCCGTTTTTTTTAATGCTCGACAACCATAACGACCATCTGGAGACAGATCAGTCGTTTTGTCCTTTTAAAATGGTAACCGGTTTCCCTTGTCCGGGTTGCGGGATTACTAAATCATTAGTTTATTTTTATGAAGGCGATATCTACAAGTCGCTTAGTTACCATATTCTGGGGCCGTTTGTAATTGTATTTTGCTGGCTTACCATCATTATACTGACCACCGAAATTATTACTAAAAAAGAATATTTTACAGGACTTCTGTACAATAGAAAATTAGCCTACAATATGGCTTGTTTTTTAGCCTTTTATCATTTGATACGCTTGGTTCTTTTTATCAGAGAAAGCTCTTTTGATGATATTTTACATCAGTCCATTTGGTTTTAA
- a CDS encoding DUF4234 domain-containing protein → MENDFKETSNNFNDQIPVFKVDPIMVLLFSFLTCGLYLIYWNIKVSEVFNAVAGKEVVSQPVAIFAGCCMPVNIYFYYLAGKEALPKVYQRTGELQKDQSTLLIVLGFFFPMAAAMIVQGDINRLYK, encoded by the coding sequence ATGGAAAACGATTTTAAAGAAACGTCAAATAATTTTAATGACCAAATTCCGGTATTCAAAGTAGATCCAATAATGGTGTTGCTTTTTAGTTTTTTAACTTGCGGATTGTACTTGATTTATTGGAATATTAAAGTATCTGAGGTTTTTAATGCCGTAGCAGGAAAAGAGGTTGTCTCTCAGCCAGTTGCAATCTTTGCAGGATGCTGTATGCCGGTAAATATTTATTTTTATTATTTAGCTGGTAAAGAAGCGTTGCCAAAAGTGTATCAAAGAACTGGAGAGCTTCAAAAAGACCAGTCAACTTTATTAATTGTTTTAGGGTTCTTTTTTCCTATGGCAGCAGCAATGATTGTACAAGGTGATATCAACAGATTATACAAATAA